The Dunckerocampus dactyliophorus isolate RoL2022-P2 chromosome 1, RoL_Ddac_1.1, whole genome shotgun sequence genome has a segment encoding these proteins:
- the LOC129180318 gene encoding lymphocyte function-associated antigen 3-like isoform X2 yields MQAWLAVISVILTGCCTGSTIYKKVGDEVVLRPDAAPEAGPFTSIMWKHGDDIAIQWEGGSTEGYRQFKARATLNHASGELTIVGLTQDDSGRYTPEINYVTTTPAHLLVLSSVPEPAVFTSCDAELTTCTLTCAANTADAEPVTYTWKFGHSVESNSSKEYRIRKDSSRAGDISCELQNPVSRKASRSTPNPFLTVSGDGMKFNAGLTVFICLVTAVVLLVLLHKCRTGLWFFQKESNPWEADFWKRRETRDGGAVESNGRTSHHQETTRVEEETAMT; encoded by the exons ATGCAGGCGTGGCTGGCGGTTATCTCCGTCATCTTAACCGGTTGCTGCACTG GGTCAACCATTTACAAAAAGGTGGGCGATGAAGTGGTCCTCAGGCCAGATGCGGCCCCTGAGGCCGGCCCCTTCACCAGCATCATGTGGAAGCACGGAGATGACATTGCCATCCAGTGGGAGGGTGGAAGCACGGAGGGGTATCGTCAGTTCAAAG CTCGCGCTACGCTGAACCACGCCAGCGGGGAGTTGACCATCGTGGGGCTGACGCAGGATGACAGCGGGAGATACACGCCTGAGATCAACTATGTCACCACCACGCCAGCTCATCTCCTAGTTCTCT CGTCCGTCCCCGAGCCCGCTGTCTTCACGTCCTGTGATGCTGAGCTGACAACGTGCACTTTGACATGTGCCGCCAACACCGCAGACGCCGAGCCCGTGACCTACACCTGGAAGTTTGGCCATTCCGTGGAAAGCAACTCGTCGAAGGAGTACAGGATTCGAAAG GACAGTTCAAGAGCAGGCGACATCAGCTGCGAGCTGCAGAATCCAGTAAGCAGAAAGGCCAGTCGGTCTACTCCAAACCCATTCCTCACTG TGAGCGGAGACGGCATGAAGTTCAACGCAGGACTGACAGTGTTCATCTGTCTGGTGACGGCAGTGGTGCTGCTGGTGCTCTTGCACAAGTGTAGAACAG GCTTGTGGTTCTTCCAAAAAG AATCCAACCCATGGGAAGCAG ACTTCTGGAAGAGGCGGGAGACGCGAG ACGGGGGTGCTGTGGAATCCAACGGCAGAACAAGCCACCATCAGGAGACCACACGGGTGGAAG AGGAAACAGCGATGACATAG
- the LOC129180318 gene encoding lymphocyte function-associated antigen 3-like isoform X1, translating to MFPSLAEVSRKMQAWLAVISVILTGCCTGSTIYKKVGDEVVLRPDAAPEAGPFTSIMWKHGDDIAIQWEGGSTEGYRQFKARATLNHASGELTIVGLTQDDSGRYTPEINYVTTTPAHLLVLSSVPEPAVFTSCDAELTTCTLTCAANTADAEPVTYTWKFGHSVESNSSKEYRIRKDSSRAGDISCELQNPVSRKASRSTPNPFLTVSGDGMKFNAGLTVFICLVTAVVLLVLLHKCRTGLWFFQKESNPWEADFWKRRETRDGGAVESNGRTSHHQETTRVEEETAMT from the exons ATGTTCCCCAGCTTGGCCGAAGTGTCGAGGAAGATGCAGGCGTGGCTGGCGGTTATCTCCGTCATCTTAACCGGTTGCTGCACTG GGTCAACCATTTACAAAAAGGTGGGCGATGAAGTGGTCCTCAGGCCAGATGCGGCCCCTGAGGCCGGCCCCTTCACCAGCATCATGTGGAAGCACGGAGATGACATTGCCATCCAGTGGGAGGGTGGAAGCACGGAGGGGTATCGTCAGTTCAAAG CTCGCGCTACGCTGAACCACGCCAGCGGGGAGTTGACCATCGTGGGGCTGACGCAGGATGACAGCGGGAGATACACGCCTGAGATCAACTATGTCACCACCACGCCAGCTCATCTCCTAGTTCTCT CGTCCGTCCCCGAGCCCGCTGTCTTCACGTCCTGTGATGCTGAGCTGACAACGTGCACTTTGACATGTGCCGCCAACACCGCAGACGCCGAGCCCGTGACCTACACCTGGAAGTTTGGCCATTCCGTGGAAAGCAACTCGTCGAAGGAGTACAGGATTCGAAAG GACAGTTCAAGAGCAGGCGACATCAGCTGCGAGCTGCAGAATCCAGTAAGCAGAAAGGCCAGTCGGTCTACTCCAAACCCATTCCTCACTG TGAGCGGAGACGGCATGAAGTTCAACGCAGGACTGACAGTGTTCATCTGTCTGGTGACGGCAGTGGTGCTGCTGGTGCTCTTGCACAAGTGTAGAACAG GCTTGTGGTTCTTCCAAAAAG AATCCAACCCATGGGAAGCAG ACTTCTGGAAGAGGCGGGAGACGCGAG ACGGGGGTGCTGTGGAATCCAACGGCAGAACAAGCCACCATCAGGAGACCACACGGGTGGAAG AGGAAACAGCGATGACATAG